One genomic region from Vitis riparia cultivar Riparia Gloire de Montpellier isolate 1030 chromosome 17, EGFV_Vit.rip_1.0, whole genome shotgun sequence encodes:
- the LOC117904869 gene encoding SWI/SNF complex subunit SWI3A isoform X2, translated as MESTPDPSSKLTRHDEPELDLYTIPIHSSWFSWDEIHEKEKISLKEFFDGSSISRTPKIYKEYRDFIISKYREDPSRRLTFAEIRKSLVGDVSLLHKVFLFLERWGLINFGAPGGEDSAAVAEGAERHRVRSEDGAPNGIRVVAMPNSLKPITMPLTLDVNGEVDENGFRLPPLASYSDVFCDLTKEKGLVCGNCGDNCDSGHYNCLKGSPVICVKCFKNGNYGENRSVDDFKFNDCNENRGNQGAVWTEAETLLLLESVLKHGDDWELVVQNVQTKTKLDCISKLIELPFGELMLGSSLGKSRASNDNTSSIKPVQTSLESQENIKNGGQGDEQINESEQNGDAENQGPPLKRKCITSLSDAGISLMKQVAVISTMVGPHISAAAADAAVAALCDENPCVKDIFDGAEDNVTEELGSPIRNNELERSLMVEDSEINERPTLSEMQKTSSEKNAIPLPLQMRAAIATALGAAAANAKSLADQEHREIEHLVATIIETQMKKLHCKIQHFEDLELIMEKEYTHLKELKESIIAERIDILQRVFNAGISRWRDPISVKSHTGSPILVCDLTDAR; from the exons ATGGAGAGCACACCGGACCCGAGTTCAAAACTGACTCGCCACGACGAACCAGAGCTCGACCTCTACACCATCCCAATCCATTCAA GTTGGTTCTCTTGGGACGAAATCCACGAAAAAGAGAAGATCTCCCTCAAAGAGTTCTTCGATGGAAGTTCAATCTCGAGAACACCGAAGATATACAAAGAGTACAGAGACTTCATCATCTCTAAGTACAGAGAAGACCCGTCGAGGAGGCTTACCTTCGCGGAGATTCGTAAATCACTGGTGGGTGACGTTAGTTTGCTCCACAAGGTCTTTCTCTTCTTGGAGAGGTGGGGGTTGATCAATTTCGGTGCACCTGGGGGTGAGGATTCGGCGGCGGTGGCGGAGGGTGCCGAAAGGCACAGAGTGAGGTCCGAGGATGGAGCTCCGAATGGAATTCGGGTCGTGGCAATGCCCAATTCGTTGAAGCCCATCACAATGCCGCTGACTTTGGATGTGAATGGTGAAGTGGATGAGAATGGATTTAGATTGCCGCCATTGGCTTCCTATTCGGATGTTTTCTGTGATTTGACTAAGGAGAAAGGATTGGTTTGTGGGAACTGCGGGGATAATTGTGATTCCGGACATTACAACTGCTTGAAG GGGAGTCCTGTAATTTGTGTGAAATGCTTCAAGAATGGAAATTACGGGGAGAACCGATCTGTTGATGATTTCAAGTTTAATGATTGCAATGAAAACAGAGGCAATCAAGGAGCTGTTTGGACTGAGGCAGAAACTTTACTTCTTTTGGAATCAGTTTTAAAGCATGGAGATGACTGGGAGCTTGTTGTTCAAAATGTTCAAACCAAGACAAAACTTGATTGTATTTCAAAGCTCATAGAGCTGCCATTTGGGGAGCTTATGTTGGGTTCTTCCCTAGGTAAATCTAGGGCCAGCAATGACAATACAAGCAGTATCAAACCAGTTCAGACTTCATTAGAGTCCCaagagaatataaaaaatggggGTCAAGGAGATGAGCAGATAAATGAGAGTGAGCAAAATGGAGATGCTGAGAACCAAGGCCCTCCTTTGAAGCGAAAATGCATTACTTCACTTTCTGATGCTGGCATCTCACTGATGAAACAG GTAGCTGTCATCTCAACCATGGTTGGCCCACATATATCAGCTGCTGCGGCTGATGCTGCTGTTGCAGCACTCTGTGATGAAAACCCATGTGTGAAGGATATTTTTGATGGTGCAGAGGATAATGTAACAGAAGAGTTAGGCTCCCCCATTCGGAATAACGAGCTGGAGAG ATCACTTATGGTTGAAGATTCAGAGATAAATGAAAGGCCCACTCTATCAG AAATGCAGAAGACATCCTCTGAGAAGAATGCCATACCTCTACCTTTGCAAATGAGGGCTGCAATTGCAACAGCCCTTGGAGCAGCTGCTGCGAATGCCAAATCATTGGCAGATCAGGAGCACAGAGAGATAGAACATTTAGTGGCAACCATAATTGAAACACAG ATGAAGAAACTTCACTGCAAAATCCAGCATTTTGAAGACTTGGAGCTGATAATGGAGAAGGAATACACCCACTTAAAGGAACTGAAAGAGTCTATCATAGCAGAGCGGATTGATATCTTGCAAAGGGTATTTAATGCTGGAATATCTAGATGGAGGGATCCTATTTCTGTAAAATCTCATACTG GCTCCCCCATACTGGTATGCGACCTTACTGATGCTCGCTGA
- the LOC117904869 gene encoding SWI/SNF complex subunit SWI3A isoform X1: protein MESTPDPSSKLTRHDEPELDLYTIPIHSSWFSWDEIHEKEKISLKEFFDGSSISRTPKIYKEYRDFIISKYREDPSRRLTFAEIRKSLVGDVSLLHKVFLFLERWGLINFGAPGGEDSAAVAEGAERHRVRSEDGAPNGIRVVAMPNSLKPITMPLTLDVNGEVDENGFRLPPLASYSDVFCDLTKEKGLVCGNCGDNCDSGHYNCLKQGSPVICVKCFKNGNYGENRSVDDFKFNDCNENRGNQGAVWTEAETLLLLESVLKHGDDWELVVQNVQTKTKLDCISKLIELPFGELMLGSSLGKSRASNDNTSSIKPVQTSLESQENIKNGGQGDEQINESEQNGDAENQGPPLKRKCITSLSDAGISLMKQVAVISTMVGPHISAAAADAAVAALCDENPCVKDIFDGAEDNVTEELGSPIRNNELERSLMVEDSEINERPTLSEMQKTSSEKNAIPLPLQMRAAIATALGAAAANAKSLADQEHREIEHLVATIIETQMKKLHCKIQHFEDLELIMEKEYTHLKELKESIIAERIDILQRVFNAGISRWRDPISVKSHTGSPILVCDLTDAR, encoded by the exons ATGGAGAGCACACCGGACCCGAGTTCAAAACTGACTCGCCACGACGAACCAGAGCTCGACCTCTACACCATCCCAATCCATTCAA GTTGGTTCTCTTGGGACGAAATCCACGAAAAAGAGAAGATCTCCCTCAAAGAGTTCTTCGATGGAAGTTCAATCTCGAGAACACCGAAGATATACAAAGAGTACAGAGACTTCATCATCTCTAAGTACAGAGAAGACCCGTCGAGGAGGCTTACCTTCGCGGAGATTCGTAAATCACTGGTGGGTGACGTTAGTTTGCTCCACAAGGTCTTTCTCTTCTTGGAGAGGTGGGGGTTGATCAATTTCGGTGCACCTGGGGGTGAGGATTCGGCGGCGGTGGCGGAGGGTGCCGAAAGGCACAGAGTGAGGTCCGAGGATGGAGCTCCGAATGGAATTCGGGTCGTGGCAATGCCCAATTCGTTGAAGCCCATCACAATGCCGCTGACTTTGGATGTGAATGGTGAAGTGGATGAGAATGGATTTAGATTGCCGCCATTGGCTTCCTATTCGGATGTTTTCTGTGATTTGACTAAGGAGAAAGGATTGGTTTGTGGGAACTGCGGGGATAATTGTGATTCCGGACATTACAACTGCTTGAAG CAGGGGAGTCCTGTAATTTGTGTGAAATGCTTCAAGAATGGAAATTACGGGGAGAACCGATCTGTTGATGATTTCAAGTTTAATGATTGCAATGAAAACAGAGGCAATCAAGGAGCTGTTTGGACTGAGGCAGAAACTTTACTTCTTTTGGAATCAGTTTTAAAGCATGGAGATGACTGGGAGCTTGTTGTTCAAAATGTTCAAACCAAGACAAAACTTGATTGTATTTCAAAGCTCATAGAGCTGCCATTTGGGGAGCTTATGTTGGGTTCTTCCCTAGGTAAATCTAGGGCCAGCAATGACAATACAAGCAGTATCAAACCAGTTCAGACTTCATTAGAGTCCCaagagaatataaaaaatggggGTCAAGGAGATGAGCAGATAAATGAGAGTGAGCAAAATGGAGATGCTGAGAACCAAGGCCCTCCTTTGAAGCGAAAATGCATTACTTCACTTTCTGATGCTGGCATCTCACTGATGAAACAG GTAGCTGTCATCTCAACCATGGTTGGCCCACATATATCAGCTGCTGCGGCTGATGCTGCTGTTGCAGCACTCTGTGATGAAAACCCATGTGTGAAGGATATTTTTGATGGTGCAGAGGATAATGTAACAGAAGAGTTAGGCTCCCCCATTCGGAATAACGAGCTGGAGAG ATCACTTATGGTTGAAGATTCAGAGATAAATGAAAGGCCCACTCTATCAG AAATGCAGAAGACATCCTCTGAGAAGAATGCCATACCTCTACCTTTGCAAATGAGGGCTGCAATTGCAACAGCCCTTGGAGCAGCTGCTGCGAATGCCAAATCATTGGCAGATCAGGAGCACAGAGAGATAGAACATTTAGTGGCAACCATAATTGAAACACAG ATGAAGAAACTTCACTGCAAAATCCAGCATTTTGAAGACTTGGAGCTGATAATGGAGAAGGAATACACCCACTTAAAGGAACTGAAAGAGTCTATCATAGCAGAGCGGATTGATATCTTGCAAAGGGTATTTAATGCTGGAATATCTAGATGGAGGGATCCTATTTCTGTAAAATCTCATACTG GCTCCCCCATACTGGTATGCGACCTTACTGATGCTCGCTGA
- the LOC117904869 gene encoding SWI/SNF complex subunit SWI3A isoform X3: MESTPDPSSKLTRHDEPELDLYTIPIHSSWFSWDEIHEKEKISLKEFFDGSSISRTPKIYKEYRDFIISKYREDPSRRLTFAEIRKSLVGDVSLLHKVFLFLERWGLINFGAPGGEDSAAVAEGAERHRVRSEDGAPNGIRVVAMPNSLKPITMPLTLDVNGEVDENGFRLPPLASYSDVFCDLTKEKGLVCGNCGDNCDSGHYNCLKQGSPVICVKCFKNGNYGENRSVDDFKFNDCNENRGNQGAVWTEAETLLLLESVLKHGDDWELVVQNVQTKTKLDCISKLIELPFGELMLGSSLGKSRASNDNTSSIKPVQTSLESQENIKNGGQGDEQINESEQNGDAENQGPPLKRKCITSLSDAGISLMKQVAVISTMVGPHISAAAADAAVAALCDENPCVKDIFDGAEDNVTEELGSPIRNNELERSLMVEDSEINERPTLSEMQKTSSEKNAIPLPLQMRAAIATALGAAAANAKSLADQEHREIEHLVATIIETQMKKLHCKIQHFEDLELIMEKEYTHLKELKESIIAERIDILQRVFNAGISRWRDPISVKSHTGSVS; the protein is encoded by the exons ATGGAGAGCACACCGGACCCGAGTTCAAAACTGACTCGCCACGACGAACCAGAGCTCGACCTCTACACCATCCCAATCCATTCAA GTTGGTTCTCTTGGGACGAAATCCACGAAAAAGAGAAGATCTCCCTCAAAGAGTTCTTCGATGGAAGTTCAATCTCGAGAACACCGAAGATATACAAAGAGTACAGAGACTTCATCATCTCTAAGTACAGAGAAGACCCGTCGAGGAGGCTTACCTTCGCGGAGATTCGTAAATCACTGGTGGGTGACGTTAGTTTGCTCCACAAGGTCTTTCTCTTCTTGGAGAGGTGGGGGTTGATCAATTTCGGTGCACCTGGGGGTGAGGATTCGGCGGCGGTGGCGGAGGGTGCCGAAAGGCACAGAGTGAGGTCCGAGGATGGAGCTCCGAATGGAATTCGGGTCGTGGCAATGCCCAATTCGTTGAAGCCCATCACAATGCCGCTGACTTTGGATGTGAATGGTGAAGTGGATGAGAATGGATTTAGATTGCCGCCATTGGCTTCCTATTCGGATGTTTTCTGTGATTTGACTAAGGAGAAAGGATTGGTTTGTGGGAACTGCGGGGATAATTGTGATTCCGGACATTACAACTGCTTGAAG CAGGGGAGTCCTGTAATTTGTGTGAAATGCTTCAAGAATGGAAATTACGGGGAGAACCGATCTGTTGATGATTTCAAGTTTAATGATTGCAATGAAAACAGAGGCAATCAAGGAGCTGTTTGGACTGAGGCAGAAACTTTACTTCTTTTGGAATCAGTTTTAAAGCATGGAGATGACTGGGAGCTTGTTGTTCAAAATGTTCAAACCAAGACAAAACTTGATTGTATTTCAAAGCTCATAGAGCTGCCATTTGGGGAGCTTATGTTGGGTTCTTCCCTAGGTAAATCTAGGGCCAGCAATGACAATACAAGCAGTATCAAACCAGTTCAGACTTCATTAGAGTCCCaagagaatataaaaaatggggGTCAAGGAGATGAGCAGATAAATGAGAGTGAGCAAAATGGAGATGCTGAGAACCAAGGCCCTCCTTTGAAGCGAAAATGCATTACTTCACTTTCTGATGCTGGCATCTCACTGATGAAACAG GTAGCTGTCATCTCAACCATGGTTGGCCCACATATATCAGCTGCTGCGGCTGATGCTGCTGTTGCAGCACTCTGTGATGAAAACCCATGTGTGAAGGATATTTTTGATGGTGCAGAGGATAATGTAACAGAAGAGTTAGGCTCCCCCATTCGGAATAACGAGCTGGAGAG ATCACTTATGGTTGAAGATTCAGAGATAAATGAAAGGCCCACTCTATCAG AAATGCAGAAGACATCCTCTGAGAAGAATGCCATACCTCTACCTTTGCAAATGAGGGCTGCAATTGCAACAGCCCTTGGAGCAGCTGCTGCGAATGCCAAATCATTGGCAGATCAGGAGCACAGAGAGATAGAACATTTAGTGGCAACCATAATTGAAACACAG ATGAAGAAACTTCACTGCAAAATCCAGCATTTTGAAGACTTGGAGCTGATAATGGAGAAGGAATACACCCACTTAAAGGAACTGAAAGAGTCTATCATAGCAGAGCGGATTGATATCTTGCAAAGGGTATTTAATGCTGGAATATCTAGATGGAGGGATCCTATTTCTGTAAAATCTCATACTGGTAGTGTATCTTGA
- the LOC117904871 gene encoding ACT domain-containing protein ACR6-like, which yields MDDEYAKLIRRMNPPRVVIDNDSCGHATVIEVYSANRHGILLQVVQVLTDLNLIITKAYISSDGGWFMDVFNVTDHDGNKLRDEEILNYLQKTLETEAGFLNSLRGSVGVMPSKEDTSIELTGSDRPGLLSEVSAVLTDLRCNVVNAEIWTHNTRAAAVIHVTDQATGCAIEDPKRLSMIKKRLGNVFKVNSSFRTPKMTISSPGPVAMNRDRRLHQMMFAARDFERLEYAQDTNSRPHVTVLDCSDRDYTVVTIRSRDRPKLLFDTVCALTDMQYVVFHGTVITGRMEAYQEHYIRHVDGLPLRSEAERQRVTECLEAAIERRAWEGLVLELSTEDRFGLLSDVTRVFRENGLCIKRAVITTKCGKAKDTFFVTDVSGNSVDSKTVEMIRHQIGQTILRVKGNLNFSPKLPQEGTRSFLFGNLFKGRSFQTFKLIKSYS from the exons ATGGACGATGAGTACGCAAAGCTTATCAGGAGAATGAACCCACCAAG AGTGGTCATTGACAATGATTCTTGTGGGCATGCCACTGTTATAGAG GTTTATAGTGCCAATAGGCATGGAATTCTCCTTCAAGTTGTTCAAGTTCTTACAGACCTCAACCTCATAATAACGAAAGCTTACATCTCTTCTGATGGAGGATGGTTCATGGATG TGTTCAATGTGACTGACCATGATGGAAACAAACTCAGAGATGAAGAGATCCTCAATTACTTACAAAAA ACTCTTGAAACTGAAGCCGGTTTCTTGAATTCATTGAGAGGCTCAGTTGGGGTAATGCCTTCTAAAGAGGATACCTCCATTGAACTGACTGGCAGCGACAGACCCGGGTTGCTGTCGGAGGTGTCTGCAGTGCTGACGGACCTGAGATGCAATGTGGTAAACGCTGAGATCTGGACACACAACACTAGAGCAGCAGCTGTTATTCATGTTACAGACCAGGCAACCGGGTGTGCTATAGAAGACCCAAAACGCCTCTCAATGATCAAGAAACGGCTCGGCAATGTCTTCAAAGTCAACAGCAGTTTCAGGACACCCAAAATGACCATATCTTCACCTGGGCCTGTGGCAATGAACAGAGATAGAAGACTGCATCAGATGATGTTTGCTGCTAGGGATTTCGAAAGGCTGGAATATGCCCAGGACACAAACTCAAGGCCCCATGTCACTGTCTTGGATTGCAGTGATAGAGATTACACCGTTGTTACCATTAGGTCCAGAGACAGGCCAAAGCTATTATTTGATACTGTGTGTGCTCTAACAGATATGCAGTATGTTGTGTTCCATGGAACTGTCATCACAGGAAGAATGGAAGCTTATCAG GAACACTACATCAGACATGTGGATGGGCTCCCTTTACGTTCAGAAGCCGAGCGGCAACGTGTCACAGAGTGTCTTGAAGCCGCGATTGAAAGGCGAGCCTGGGAG GGACTGGTGCTGGAACTCAGCACAGAAGACCGGTTCGGCCTGCTCTCAGACGTTACAAGGGTTTTCCGGGAGAATGGTTTGTGCATCAAGCGAGCAGTAATCACAACAAAGTGTGGGAAAGCAAAGGATACTTTCTTTGTGACAGATGTGTCTGGCAACAGTGTGGATTCCAAGACAGTTGAAATGATTAGGCACCAGATAGGACAAACCATATTGAGGGTGAAAGGGAACTTGAACTTCAGTCCGAAGCTTCCCCAGGAGGGAACGAGAAGTTTCCTCTTTGGGAACTTATTCAAAGGACGAAGCTTCCAAACTTTCAAACTCATCAAGTCCTACTCATAG